The genomic interval TAGATGGCTTCGGCTTAGTGCTTGGTGCGATCATAAAGGGGGCTGATCTGTGTGCTGGTTAATCGCTCCATGCAACGGTAGCTTTTTATGGCCAATTATCGCGACGATGAGCCAAAGCATCGCGTTTAGTCGGCGCGCTGAGCGGCGGCTTTTATCATCTACCGCAGATGTTGGGATTGCTGCCGGCGTGTAAATTTGCGCTGCATTGAGGTTTCCACGATACTCTAGGCGATTCGTTGTCTACCTTGTTCATGCGCAGCCAAAGCGTGGCAAGCTGGATCATCAACGACTGGAATATTTTCCCGCCGACAGGCCCGACTATGAGCACGCGAGCCATTGACCGGTGTGGCAGCATTTATTCATTAGCATCTGGCCCAGCTTTTCGGCCAGAGTTCGAGCGGAACAGGTCATGAAGCAAAACAAAATTTACAATCAACTCGACGATGTCGTGGCTGAAATATTTGCGCGCGTGGGCAAGCACTTGGTTTTAGCGGCGCCACTCGGTATTGGCAAGCCCAATCGCTTACTAAATGCGCTCTATCTACAGGTAAAGGCCCAGCCTGAGACTGCATCGCTTACCTTGTACACAGCTTTGTCGCTAGACATCCCGTCTGCAAAAAATTGGCTACAGCAACGTTTTTTAGCGCCTTTCGTAGCGCGCCATTTTGGCGTCAATTACCCAGTCCTCGCCTACGTGCAAGATCGCGAGCAGGGCGCCTTGGCTGCCAACGTACGGGTGCATGAATTCTACTTTAGCCCGGGTAGTCAAATGGCGAACCCCGTGGCGCAGCAGAATTATATTTGTCAGAACTACACCCATGTCGCGCGTGATTTGGCCGACGCTGGGGTTAATGTGATTGTGCAACAAGTGGCGCGACGCGGTGAGCGCGTAAGCCTGGGTAGTAACCCGGATGTCACGCTCGATCTCATTGAGCGATTGGGAAAAGCCCAGCAACCCTGCCTGGTTGTTGCCGTGGTAAACCCACAGATGCCGTATTTAAGCGGTGAAGCCGAGCGCTCAATCAATGAGTTTGATCTGCTGCTTGACGATGGCGGCGCCGGTGACCAACTGTATGCCTTGCCGCGCGAGGCGATCAGCGCTACCGATCACGCGATTGGGCTTTATGCGAGCAGTTTGGTGAAAGACGGTGGCACGCTACAGGTGGGTATTGGCGCTTTGTCGGACGCTATTGCCAATGCATTAATTACACGTCATCAGCACAATGCTGATTATCAGGCCGCGCTTTCGCTACTGGCTCCCACCTCTGAAGAGCGCGCTTTAAGTTTGCGTATTGGCGGAACTTCACCCTTTGTGGCAGGCCTCTACGGCGCTACCGAAATTGTGATGGACAGCTTCATGCATCTGCGCAAAGCCGGTGTTTTAGTGCGCCAAGTCTACGATAACATTGCCCTGCAAAAATTACTGGACGATGATCAAATTCGCACACCCCTGCGCGACGAAGATACGGCGCTATTGATAGGCGCGGGGATTATCGAGTCGCCCCTAAATTTGGCTTGTGTGCAGCGCTTGCAAAGTCTCGGCTTGTTGCCCTTAACAGCTAAATTGCAAGGCGAGCGGTTAGTGCTTAACGACGAAGTATCGCTGGGCTTAGATTTAGCCGAACCGGACAATATCGCCCAGCTGAGTCGCCTATTAACGGGCCAATCACTGCAGGGTGGCCGCTATTTAGAAGGTGCTTTTTTCCTTGGTTCAAAGCCTTTCTATCAATGGTTAGGGGCGCTGGCTGGCGATGAGTGGCGCGGTATCAATATGCAGCGCGTCTCGCAAGTCAATGAGCTTTACGGCGGGCAAGAAATGCTAGACCGTGTGCAGCGCAAGCAGGCGCGGTTTTTTAATTCGTGCATGTTGCACACCTTGTTGGGCGCTGCGGCCTCGGACGGTATCGAAGACGGTAGGGTGGTTAGCGGCGTGGGAGGGCAATACAATTTCGTCGCCATGGCGCATGCCTTAGACGATGGCCGTTCAGTTATTATGTTGCGTGCCAGTCGCGTGCAAGACGGTCGAGCGGTATCGAATATTCGTTGGCAGTATGGCCATGTCACTATTCCGCGGCACCTACGGGATATCGTCATCACCGAGTATGGCATCGCCGATTTACGCGGCCAATGTGATGAGGAAGTGATAAAGCGCTTGCTCGCCATTAGCGACGCGCGCTTTCACGCCGAGCTGTTAGCGAGCGCTAAAGCGGCCGGTAAATTGGCGGCGGATTTCGAGCCGCCAGCGCTTTGGAGCCGTAACTTACCGGCCCGGGTAGCACCACTGGCAGAGCTTCCCGCCTTTAGCCGCTACCCCTTTGGTTCAGACTTCGACGCGCTAGAGTTGCGGTTGATCGAAGGTCTAAGCAGGTTACAAGCAAGATTCCAATCGCCTGTTAGCGCTGCGCTGTTAATACTGCGCTCATTATTGCCGGCGCGTGGCTCGGCCGATGTGCATCAGTGCCTAGCTCGCCTAGAGTTAACACGACCCAAAAGCCTCCGTGAATGGTTCGCCGCGCGGATGTTGGCGCGCTTGTTGTAAACTCTCAGGAGCAGCGCTTCATCACTGGGGCAAAAGAGATAACAAACCATCATTCAAGAGAATTCAATGTTAAAGCAATGTCCAGGTACGCTTACGGCGTTATTGATCTTTGCCCTAGCCCTAGTATCCGCACCGGCTATGGCTTGGAGTAATCACGCACCGGGTTCAGCATTGGCATTGGGCGTTATGCCTGAATTGGCAGAAGTGCAAGTCAAAGTCGAGCCGCTAGAGGATTTTCTACGGGCGCAGGCGCCGGCGTTGGAGGCACACTTGGCTGAACAAGCGCGTTTTGCCCGAGGGCATTTTCCACAAGTGCCGGAAGCGCCTGCAAGTTTGCATTTCGGCGCTGACGCAGCCGATCTTCGCACCGCTTTTTTACAGGCTTTACGCTTAAACCCCGAGATAAAATTAGCCGCGTTTGTGCAGTCGTTACCTGGCCAAGCGGATACGGAAGGCTTGCCACAACTTGGCGCCGGCGACGTGGTGATTTTTAACGATCTTGATGCCTGGCAAGCGTGGCAGTTTTTTGCCTTGCGCACTGGCCAAAATGTTAGTGCTTTGTCGGTTCTGGCCAGCGCCGCCGACGAGCCAGATTACGGCCACGACATACATTTATTCAGCGATAACCCCAGCGCCGTAGCAAGCCTTTATCATTTTGGCTTGCAGCCCTTTGGCGATAGCCGTTTCGAGCATTCTTCGCAAGCACCTTTTCACATGGGCTATTTTCACGAGTCGGCTATTATTTTTACTCTCGGTAGCTTTTTAAAAAATACCTTTGCCGATTGGCGTGCCTATCAATTCTTTTCGCTCGCGCAATTCGCCTTTGAGGCCGGCCATCCCTATTGGGGTTATCGGTTTATGGGTTGGGGCTTACACTATGTACAAGATCTCACCCAGCCTTACCACGCCACGGTTTTGCCGGGTAGTGGCACGGCAGATCTTCTGTGGATTTACGCCAAAGATAGCTTGGGCTTTAGTCATTCGAAGCAGACTGTTATCGCCCGCAATGCTGACTTTCACACCTATATTGAAACCTTACAATACCAGCGTTTGGCACTACTGCTTGCCAGTCAAGAGCTAGAGCACCCCTTGGTACAGGCTTATCGTATTAACACCAGTGAGCGCGATTATCCGCCCTATGACTCAAGCTATTTGCGCACTGTTATCGCAGCCGAGGCGCGTCAATCGGCG from Simiduia curdlanivorans carries:
- a CDS encoding acetyl-CoA hydrolase/transferase C-terminal domain-containing protein encodes the protein MKQNKIYNQLDDVVAEIFARVGKHLVLAAPLGIGKPNRLLNALYLQVKAQPETASLTLYTALSLDIPSAKNWLQQRFLAPFVARHFGVNYPVLAYVQDREQGALAANVRVHEFYFSPGSQMANPVAQQNYICQNYTHVARDLADAGVNVIVQQVARRGERVSLGSNPDVTLDLIERLGKAQQPCLVVAVVNPQMPYLSGEAERSINEFDLLLDDGGAGDQLYALPREAISATDHAIGLYASSLVKDGGTLQVGIGALSDAIANALITRHQHNADYQAALSLLAPTSEERALSLRIGGTSPFVAGLYGATEIVMDSFMHLRKAGVLVRQVYDNIALQKLLDDDQIRTPLRDEDTALLIGAGIIESPLNLACVQRLQSLGLLPLTAKLQGERLVLNDEVSLGLDLAEPDNIAQLSRLLTGQSLQGGRYLEGAFFLGSKPFYQWLGALAGDEWRGINMQRVSQVNELYGGQEMLDRVQRKQARFFNSCMLHTLLGAAASDGIEDGRVVSGVGGQYNFVAMAHALDDGRSVIMLRASRVQDGRAVSNIRWQYGHVTIPRHLRDIVITEYGIADLRGQCDEEVIKRLLAISDARFHAELLASAKAAGKLAADFEPPALWSRNLPARVAPLAELPAFSRYPFGSDFDALELRLIEGLSRLQARFQSPVSAALLILRSLLPARGSADVHQCLARLELTRPKSLREWFAARMLARLL